A genomic segment from Chitinophagaceae bacterium encodes:
- a CDS encoding DUF853 family protein, translating into MATKEEFIEIIKNGYSFKGESAQIGAGILNGEVVSEAAVFLPFKTMNRHGLIAGATGTGKTKTLQLISEYLSDASVPVLLMDIKGDLSGIAAKGEANDKINERYQKLKLSYTPAQFTAELLTLTGKDGVKLRATVSEFGPVLLSKILGLNDTQGGLVAIIFKYCDDNQMPLLDLKDFIKVLQYIGAEGKAEIEKVYGKISTTSTGTILRKVIELQQQGADIFFGEKSFEVEDLLHIDDSGRGEINILRVTDIQDKPKMFSTFMLQMLAELYATMPEEGDLDKPKLVMFIDEAHLIFQEASQALLEQLETIIKLIRSKGIGIFFCTQNPMDVPASILGQLGLKVQHALRAFTAADRKTIKQTADNYPETQFYKTEDLITQLGIGEAFITLLNEKGIPTPLVHVMLCSPRSRMDILTDSEISSLNAKSKLIAKYNAETDSKSAYEILTEKLKIAAEDAPAEKTKSGKEEPSALEKVASNTVVKSMMRTAGNTIVRSLLGSLGLGGTTKRRRKGLFF; encoded by the coding sequence ATGGCAACAAAAGAAGAATTTATTGAAATTATTAAAAATGGCTATTCTTTTAAAGGCGAAAGCGCTCAAATTGGCGCTGGTATTTTAAATGGTGAAGTGGTAAGCGAAGCAGCGGTATTCCTACCATTTAAAACTATGAACAGGCATGGCTTAATTGCCGGCGCAACCGGAACGGGTAAAACAAAAACCCTGCAGTTAATCAGCGAATATTTGAGCGATGCCAGTGTTCCCGTTTTGCTTATGGATATTAAAGGCGACCTGAGTGGTATTGCAGCAAAAGGAGAAGCTAACGATAAAATAAATGAACGCTATCAAAAGCTTAAATTATCCTATACGCCGGCCCAATTTACTGCCGAACTACTCACCCTTACCGGCAAAGATGGCGTAAAACTCAGGGCTACAGTAAGCGAATTTGGCCCGGTACTACTGAGCAAGATACTTGGCCTTAATGATACACAGGGCGGCCTTGTGGCTATTATTTTTAAATATTGCGACGATAACCAAATGCCATTGCTCGACCTTAAAGATTTTATTAAAGTATTGCAATATATAGGGGCAGAAGGTAAGGCAGAAATTGAAAAAGTATATGGAAAAATATCCACTACCTCTACCGGAACCATATTAAGAAAGGTAATTGAACTGCAACAACAGGGCGCTGATATTTTCTTTGGCGAAAAAAGTTTTGAGGTAGAAGACCTCCTGCATATTGATGATAGCGGACGGGGAGAGATTAATATTTTAAGGGTAACCGATATACAGGACAAGCCTAAAATGTTCAGCACTTTTATGTTGCAAATGCTTGCCGAGCTTTACGCAACTATGCCCGAAGAAGGCGATTTGGATAAACCCAAGCTGGTAATGTTTATTGATGAAGCGCATTTAATTTTTCAGGAAGCAAGCCAGGCTTTGCTGGAGCAATTGGAAACCATTATTAAATTGATACGCAGTAAGGGCATTGGCATTTTCTTTTGTACCCAAAACCCCATGGATGTGCCGGCAAGCATACTAGGCCAGCTTGGTTTAAAAGTGCAACATGCTTTAAGGGCGTTTACTGCAGCAGACAGAAAAACCATAAAACAAACGGCAGATAATTACCCCGAAACTCAATTTTATAAAACCGAAGATTTAATTACTCAATTGGGCATTGGCGAAGCATTTATAACCCTGCTTAATGAAAAAGGAATACCCACGCCGCTGGTACACGTAATGCTTTGTAGCCCCAGAAGCCGTATGGATATTTTAACCGATAGCGAAATTTCTTCCCTAAATGCAAAAAGCAAACTTATTGCAAAATACAATGCCGAAACCGACAGCAAAAGCGCCTATGAAATACTTACTGAGAAATTGAAAATTGCTGCTGAAGATGCGCCTGCCGAAAAAACAAAATCTGGTAAAGAAGAACCTTCAGCCCTGGAAAAAGTGGCCAGCAATACAGTAGTAAAAAGTATGATGAGAACTGCGGGAAATACTATTGTACGTTCATTATTGGGCTCTTTGGGTTTGGGCGGAACTACAAAACGTAGAAGAAAAGGATTATTTTTTTAA
- a CDS encoding RecQ family ATP-dependent DNA helicase gives MQDIHFILKKYWGFSNFRPLQQDIIEAVLQKNDVLALMPTGGGKSICFQVPAMAMEGICLVISPLIALIKDQVETLQQKGINTLAIYSGMHFTEIKKTLQNAAYGNYKFLYLSPERLQTRLFKEFLPAINPSLIVVDEAHCISQWGYDFRPSYLRIAEIKEELPSVPIIALTASATAKVQLDICEKLLFSKNYKKFQQSFERPNLTYSVFNPTSKQTKLLEIINNTLGSALVYCKSRKQTQQIAEMLQMHKHSAGFYHAGLSNKERNKKQEQWIKNKIRIMVCTNAFGMGIDKPDVRVVVHFDVPDCLENYYQEAGRAGRDGKRSYAVLLYNYGETDALQLKAKIKFPAPEEVKKVYTALMNYLQVPAGSGEGISYAFDLADFSQKFSLDKFLSAGVIEMLGRQELLTYNEPGFNFSTLVFTCSKKDLEDFIKLHPGSDTIIKGLLRSYEGIFDYPATIFENALSHFLKMPKQDAEKHLKALHHYQIVNYSAQPDRQQITLLQNRMYLDDFKIDSQRTETLRKHYMERLEFMIAYIRNTKECRNNFISGYLGSIEKMQPCGICDNCIDAKSKTGLNHKKFRQISGKVLEILLQNPAPVNKLLTLLKPSSEKEIWQVIDYMMAEGLIIKEAGNEILALKQ, from the coding sequence GTGCAGGATATCCATTTCATATTAAAAAAATATTGGGGTTTTAGCAATTTCAGGCCCTTGCAGCAGGATATTATTGAAGCCGTATTGCAAAAAAACGATGTACTTGCGCTGATGCCTACAGGCGGCGGCAAGTCTATATGCTTTCAGGTGCCGGCAATGGCAATGGAAGGCATTTGCCTGGTAATAAGCCCGCTTATTGCCTTAATAAAAGACCAGGTAGAAACCCTGCAGCAAAAAGGCATTAATACCCTGGCCATTTACTCCGGTATGCATTTTACCGAAATAAAAAAAACGCTTCAAAATGCCGCTTATGGAAATTATAAATTTTTATACTTGTCGCCGGAAAGGCTGCAAACCCGGCTTTTTAAAGAGTTTTTACCTGCTATTAACCCTTCGCTAATTGTGGTGGATGAAGCGCATTGTATTTCTCAGTGGGGTTACGATTTCAGGCCTTCGTATTTACGCATTGCCGAAATAAAGGAAGAGCTGCCCAGTGTTCCCATTATTGCATTAACCGCATCTGCCACAGCAAAAGTGCAGCTTGATATTTGTGAAAAACTGCTCTTTTCAAAAAATTATAAAAAATTTCAGCAATCTTTTGAGCGGCCCAATTTAACGTACAGTGTTTTTAACCCCACATCCAAGCAAACCAAATTGCTGGAAATAATCAACAACACTTTGGGCAGTGCACTGGTATATTGCAAAAGCAGGAAACAAACACAGCAAATTGCCGAAATGCTGCAAATGCACAAACATTCGGCTGGCTTTTATCATGCTGGCCTAAGCAATAAAGAGCGCAATAAAAAGCAGGAGCAATGGATAAAAAACAAAATTCGCATTATGGTTTGCACCAATGCATTTGGCATGGGAATAGATAAACCCGATGTGAGGGTGGTGGTACATTTTGATGTGCCCGATTGCCTGGAAAATTATTACCAGGAAGCCGGAAGGGCCGGCAGGGACGGCAAGCGCTCTTATGCCGTGTTGCTTTATAATTACGGCGAAACAGATGCATTGCAACTTAAGGCCAAAATAAAATTTCCTGCGCCGGAAGAAGTTAAAAAAGTGTATACGGCATTAATGAATTACCTGCAGGTACCCGCTGGCTCTGGCGAAGGAATAAGTTATGCTTTTGACCTTGCAGATTTTTCTCAAAAATTTTCTCTGGATAAATTTTTAAGCGCCGGTGTAATTGAAATGCTTGGCAGGCAGGAGCTGCTTACCTACAATGAACCGGGCTTTAATTTTTCTACATTGGTTTTTACCTGCAGTAAAAAAGATTTGGAAGATTTTATAAAATTGCATCCCGGCTCCGATACCATTATCAAGGGCCTGCTCCGTTCTTATGAAGGTATTTTTGATTACCCGGCCACTATTTTCGAAAACGCACTTTCCCACTTTTTAAAAATGCCAAAGCAGGATGCTGAGAAGCATTTAAAAGCCCTGCATCATTATCAAATTGTAAATTATTCGGCACAGCCCGATAGGCAACAAATAACACTTTTACAAAACCGCATGTACCTTGATGATTTTAAAATAGACAGCCAGCGAACGGAAACCTTAAGGAAACATTATATGGAAAGGCTGGAATTTATGATTGCTTATATCCGTAATACAAAAGAATGCAGAAATAATTTTATCTCCGGCTACTTAGGCAGTATAGAAAAAATGCAGCCATGCGGTATTTGTGATAATTGCATTGATGCAAAAAGCAAAACCGGCCTTAACCATAAAAAATTTCGGCAAATATCCGGCAAAGTATTAGAAATTTTACTACAAAACCCAGCGCCTGTTAACAAGCTTTTAACCCTGCTTAAACCCAGCTCAGAGAAAGAAATTTGGCAGGTTATTGATTACATGATGGCTGAAGGACTAATAATAAAAGAAGCTGGAAATGAAATATTAGCGCTTAAACAATAG